A stretch of the Janthinobacterium sp. B9-8 genome encodes the following:
- a CDS encoding O-antigen ligase family protein — MNLNIARQPLLWFAFLAGFAIPVSTAMQNISAGVLVLFAIFTPEIRQHIANALRQPLIQACLLMYALFVLGVFWTDASINDALGMLLKMRAYLLAPLFFAVCTLAPVRQYLLAGFGLGAVITLVLSIGSGLSGTPIIQGAIGDYSVFRTHTYHSTFVSFLACGIAAYWMAGRLPSAWRWLAAITIALCIFDVFFMVKGRTAQVLLLLLLGLLVVLWQGRRGFFIALIAAAVMGPLLYLGSSSLRTGMSTVQSDVQSYDKGDIDTSVGLRLFFHKVAKDLIKEAPVLGHGTGSYAQNYLKNAGDSEVRRSFANPHNDYLWLGVELGVVGMLSLVLVLLATAKQAWNTISAERWLGLVLVCSYGISTLANSFFTDNITGLAYVLLACALLAGSSFQRKVSL; from the coding sequence ATGAATTTAAATATCGCTCGGCAGCCTCTGCTCTGGTTTGCTTTTCTGGCGGGGTTTGCTATTCCTGTTTCAACCGCTATGCAAAATATTAGCGCGGGGGTTTTGGTTTTATTCGCGATTTTTACTCCGGAAATCCGCCAACATATTGCAAATGCATTACGCCAGCCTTTAATTCAGGCCTGCCTTTTAATGTATGCGCTGTTTGTATTGGGCGTTTTCTGGACTGATGCATCAATCAATGATGCGCTGGGCATGTTGCTTAAAATGCGGGCTTATTTATTAGCGCCTTTGTTTTTTGCAGTATGTACTTTAGCTCCTGTTCGCCAGTATTTATTAGCGGGTTTTGGCCTTGGTGCGGTGATTACCCTTGTGCTTTCAATTGGCAGTGGCCTCAGTGGCACGCCCATTATTCAGGGCGCAATCGGCGATTATTCTGTGTTTAGAACCCATACCTATCACAGTACCTTTGTGAGTTTTCTGGCCTGTGGTATTGCCGCTTATTGGATGGCGGGGCGTTTGCCTTCAGCATGGCGCTGGCTAGCTGCAATCACGATTGCCCTGTGTATTTTTGATGTGTTTTTTATGGTGAAAGGGCGTACGGCGCAAGTATTGCTGCTTTTATTATTAGGCTTATTGGTGGTGCTATGGCAGGGCAGGCGCGGTTTTTTTATTGCGCTGATTGCTGCTGCGGTAATGGGCCCCTTACTTTATTTAGGCTCCAGCTCATTGCGCACAGGAATGAGCACGGTACAAAGCGATGTACAAAGCTACGATAAAGGCGATATTGATACCTCGGTAGGTTTACGATTATTTTTTCATAAAGTGGCTAAAGATTTAATTAAAGAAGCGCCTGTTCTGGGGCATGGCACGGGTAGTTATGCCCAAAACTATTTAAAGAATGCCGGCGATTCGGAAGTGCGCCGCTCTTTTGCTAATCCGCATAATGATTATTTATGGCTGGGTGTAGAGCTGGGTGTTGTGGGGATGTTGTCCTTGGTTTTAGTTTTACTCGCTACAGCAAAACAAGCATGGAATACTATTTCGGCTGAACGCTGGTTGGGCTTGGTGCTGGTGTGCTCTTACGGTATATCGACTTTAGCCAATTCCTTTTTTACAGATAATATTACGGGCCTGGCTTATGTTTTATTGGCTTGCGCCTTGTTGGCGGGCTCCAGTTTTCAGCGTAAGGTTTCTTTATGA
- a CDS encoding glycosyl transferase yields MKVSGFTFLRNGTLLGYPYIESLKSLLSVCDEVVVAVGKSDDDTLERVRSIGDARIRVIETTWNEDMKDRGYVYAQQKMIAQFNCSGDWAFYLEGDEVIHEEDVVTIRAAMEKHLANPEVEALVFDYHHFYGCPDLVAKSPAWYRRAPRIIRNTIRSWAPDGLFWVVMHQNKRGRYPNAALVGCPIYHYGHVRSSEKMNEKIRQVSRYWNHTPKAHDYSQIDASILQPFKGKHPAIVQPWFQDYAELVFTADPQYCLSKREKRHRWQMKVEKLLGRDLTKKHYRLVVA; encoded by the coding sequence ATGAAAGTTAGCGGCTTTACCTTCCTGCGCAATGGCACCCTGCTTGGCTATCCCTATATTGAAAGTTTAAAAAGCTTACTTAGCGTTTGCGATGAAGTGGTCGTGGCGGTGGGCAAAAGCGATGACGATACTTTGGAGCGCGTGCGCTCCATTGGCGATGCGCGGATTCGGGTGATTGAAACCACCTGGAATGAGGATATGAAAGACCGTGGTTATGTCTATGCCCAGCAAAAAATGATTGCCCAATTTAATTGCAGTGGTGATTGGGCGTTTTATCTGGAAGGCGACGAAGTTATTCACGAAGAAGATGTGGTCACGATTCGCGCCGCAATGGAAAAGCATTTAGCTAACCCTGAAGTTGAAGCGCTGGTGTTTGATTATCACCATTTTTATGGTTGCCCGGATTTAGTCGCCAAAAGCCCTGCATGGTATCGCCGCGCACCTAGAATTATCAGAAACACGATTCGCAGCTGGGCACCTGATGGTTTGTTCTGGGTGGTGATGCATCAGAATAAGCGTGGCCGCTATCCAAATGCGGCTTTGGTGGGTTGCCCGATTTATCATTACGGCCATGTGCGATCCAGCGAAAAAATGAATGAAAAAATTCGCCAGGTTTCCCGATATTGGAATCACACACCAAAGGCGCACGATTACAGCCAGATTGATGCCAGCATTTTGCAGCCATTTAAAGGCAAACATCCAGCCATTGTTCAGCCTTGGTTTCAAGATTATGCCGAATTAGTATTCACGGCCGATCCGCAATACTGTTTATCCAAGCGTGAAAAACGTCATCGCTGGCAAATGAAAGTAGAAAAATTACTGGGCCGTGATTTAACTAAAAAACATTATCGACTGGTGGTGGCATGA
- a CDS encoding glycosyltransferase family 2 protein yields the protein MISIITAIHNQLAVNQLFWENLQRYTHHPFELIIIDNGSNDGSAEFFDSVGVTVIRNHANYAYPHSQNQGIAIAKYDWLAFLNNDIIVSPQWDIKLIESMTANGLEVATVCGIEQIENAQATKKLKHRWQKIKNILGLFGFNRTTLSWMHKLMYRNWEGFCLDRQTRFKHQIKEGFVGNTVMIARSALAKIGVWDERIQAADFDLYLRTKKREQEVGDMRAMHVCLDVFIHHYIRLTMKAGYPPFADRDQLISLEDKWSDAERAQLVQLNK from the coding sequence ATGATTAGCATTATTACCGCCATCCATAATCAATTAGCAGTCAATCAATTATTCTGGGAAAACCTGCAGCGTTATACCCATCACCCTTTTGAGCTGATTATTATTGATAATGGCTCGAATGATGGCAGCGCGGAATTTTTTGATTCAGTAGGGGTAACGGTGATTCGTAATCATGCGAATTACGCTTATCCGCATAGCCAGAATCAAGGGATTGCCATTGCAAAATATGACTGGCTCGCTTTTCTGAATAATGACATCATCGTATCCCCCCAATGGGATATTAAACTGATTGAATCGATGACGGCGAATGGCTTAGAGGTGGCGACGGTTTGTGGAATTGAGCAAATTGAAAATGCCCAAGCCACTAAAAAATTGAAGCATCGCTGGCAGAAAATTAAAAACATCCTCGGCTTATTTGGTTTTAATCGCACCACGCTCAGCTGGATGCATAAGCTGATGTATCGTAATTGGGAAGGTTTTTGCCTTGATAGGCAAACGCGATTTAAGCATCAGATTAAAGAAGGCTTTGTGGGCAATACGGTGATGATAGCCCGTAGTGCTCTGGCTAAAATTGGCGTGTGGGATGAGCGCATTCAGGCCGCAGATTTCGATTTATATCTGCGTACTAAAAAGCGCGAACAGGAAGTGGGCGATATGCGCGCGATGCATGTTTGCCTGGATGTATTTATCCACCATTATATTCGCCTGACCATGAAAGCGGGTTATCCGCCTTTTGCGGACAGAGATCAGCTAATTAGTCTGGAAGATAAATGGTCGGATGCAGAGCGGGCACAATTAGTACAATTGAATAAATAG
- the ispE gene encoding 4-(cytidine 5'-diphospho)-2-C-methyl-D-erythritol kinase, with protein MSSTHDWQDFPAPAKLNLFLHIIGRRSDGYHLLQSVFQLIDLADTISLRVNDNGEVRHLNPLPGVPAESDLTVRAARLLQQATGCSKGVDIQVEKRLPMGGGVGGGSSDAATVMLALNRLWQLNLSRSKLMELGLSLGADVPFFIFGENAFVEGIGEIMTPILTPEAHFVILHPQVHVSTPQIFSDPSLTRDTPPITVPHLSSAMTQNDLEEVARKSYPEISESITWLGQHANARMTGSGSCVFASFSSPNEANRVIYDLPKNMTGYVARSLSKHPLHEFAE; from the coding sequence ATGAGCAGTACTCACGATTGGCAAGATTTTCCTGCACCCGCCAAACTTAATCTCTTTTTACATATTATCGGTCGTCGTAGCGATGGTTACCATTTGCTGCAATCTGTGTTTCAGCTGATTGATCTGGCCGACACCATCAGTTTGCGGGTGAATGATAATGGTGAAGTCCGGCATCTCAATCCTTTACCCGGAGTGCCTGCGGAAAGCGATTTAACCGTGCGGGCTGCACGTTTGCTGCAGCAAGCTACAGGATGCAGCAAGGGCGTGGATATCCAAGTAGAGAAGCGCCTGCCTATGGGCGGCGGTGTGGGGGGGGGCAGCTCGGACGCGGCCACGGTGATGTTGGCGCTGAATCGCCTTTGGCAGTTGAATTTGTCACGCAGCAAGTTGATGGAGCTGGGTTTAAGCTTGGGCGCAGATGTGCCGTTTTTTATTTTTGGCGAGAACGCTTTCGTGGAAGGGATAGGCGAAATCATGACGCCGATACTTACTCCTGAGGCTCATTTTGTGATTCTTCACCCTCAAGTGCATGTCTCTACACCACAAATATTTTCCGACCCTAGCTTGACAAGGGATACGCCGCCGATTACAGTTCCGCACCTCAGCAGCGCCATGACCCAAAATGATCTGGAAGAAGTGGCGCGTAAGAGTTATCCGGAAATAAGCGAAAGCATTACATGGCTTGGCCAGCATGCAAACGCAAGGATGACCGGCTCAGGTAGTTGTGTTTTTGCAAGTTTTTCTTCACCCAACGAAGCAAACCGTGTAATATACGACCTGCCAAAAAATATGACCGGATATGTAGCAAGGTCATTAAGTAAGCATCCATTACATGAATTTGCCGAGTAG
- a CDS encoding glycosyltransferase family 2 protein, whose protein sequence is MKQVCDDIVVVDSCSSDNTVELARQEGATVISQPFLGDGPQRSVGLPHCRHDWVLNLDADERLEDDLVAYLKNTDLSQQNVSAIETRRRNYIGNQTTRFAGQYPDYVRRIFNKTQADFSPAAAHTKIQSNSLKKIPAHITHYSYKDYPDIFKRACLYGTWQAQTIAKTNKKIGPLTPGFHCLFSFLKHYVIKLGFLAGHDGLAISLGKAIASYIKYAHAIELRRSR, encoded by the coding sequence ATGAAACAGGTTTGCGATGACATTGTGGTGGTCGATTCTTGCAGTAGTGATAACACCGTAGAATTAGCGAGGCAAGAAGGCGCAACGGTGATTTCGCAGCCCTTCCTAGGCGATGGACCGCAGCGCAGTGTGGGTTTGCCGCATTGCCGCCACGATTGGGTACTTAATTTAGACGCCGATGAGCGCTTAGAAGACGATTTAGTCGCTTATTTAAAGAATACTGATTTAAGCCAGCAAAATGTCAGTGCCATTGAAACGCGCCGCCGTAATTATATTGGTAATCAAACCACCCGCTTTGCCGGGCAATATCCGGATTATGTGCGGCGCATTTTTAATAAAACACAGGCTGATTTCTCACCAGCCGCTGCGCACACCAAAATTCAAAGTAATTCATTAAAAAAAATACCCGCGCATATTACCCATTATTCTTATAAAGATTATCCGGATATCTTTAAACGAGCCTGCCTCTACGGCACATGGCAGGCACAAACTATCGCAAAAACCAATAAAAAAATCGGCCCGCTCACGCCTGGATTTCATTGCCTGTTTTCATTTCTAAAACATTATGTGATTAAGTTGGGCTTTCTGGCAGGGCACGATGGATTAGCGATCTCATTAGGAAAAGCCATCGCCTCCTACATCAAATACGCCCATGCGATTGAATTACGTCGTTCACGCTAA
- a CDS encoding tetratricopeptide repeat protein, whose product MPVASTSGVTASEPAEVTGDAEPVRDESFAPETLSRLPLSNDLLLRFLVADIALQRGRTALSAQTWYDLANRTHDPRVARRATEVAVGAGQLGLAQETAQQWITAAPNSVGARQILLTLLIRADRIEEARPHIEALLAAKPEDAAAFFMQMHLLWDKSSDRKAAWMLTDELTQKYPQLPEARFARAVALANQERFNDAIAELDRALAARPNWEVVIQYKAQLLSNQSPAGSIEFLQKAIKDNPMSFSLRNSLARELVAAQRLPEANQVYQEVLNLQASNLDALIGTGLIALQQRDLDTAYRNLSAAITQNPRNVDNLRYYLGQIAEERYRFDEALKWYSQVGGEFALPAKKRLPRVFARLGRMEEARKAITALPADTEQARIEHIQMEAQLWREARDYKKGVDILSKGITTYPQSADLIYDRALMADMQGNYALAESDLRKYVQLLPANAQGMNALGYTLLTRTAKLAEAEKWLEQAIALEPDSPVILDSLGWLRYKQGKLPEAQELLKRAHAKLSEPDVAAHLAEVLWQLGDKVEAKKVVDAALLIDAKNETLTETISRLGIR is encoded by the coding sequence GTGCCTGTCGCCTCCACATCCGGGGTGACGGCGAGCGAACCCGCTGAGGTTACGGGCGATGCGGAGCCGGTTCGGGATGAAAGCTTTGCCCCTGAAACGCTATCACGTTTACCTCTGTCTAATGATTTGCTATTGCGTTTTTTGGTTGCGGATATTGCTTTGCAGCGTGGCCGAACAGCATTGTCCGCGCAAACCTGGTACGACTTAGCAAACCGAACGCATGATCCGCGTGTTGCACGTCGCGCTACCGAAGTCGCAGTAGGCGCGGGGCAGTTGGGTTTGGCTCAGGAAACGGCTCAGCAATGGATTACAGCGGCACCTAACTCGGTGGGTGCGCGACAAATATTGCTTACTTTATTGATTCGGGCAGATCGCATTGAAGAAGCCCGCCCGCATATAGAGGCATTGCTGGCTGCCAAGCCTGAGGATGCTGCTGCTTTCTTTATGCAAATGCACTTGCTCTGGGATAAAAGCAGCGATCGAAAAGCTGCGTGGATGCTCACAGATGAGTTAACGCAAAAGTATCCTCAGCTGCCGGAAGCTCGCTTTGCCCGTGCCGTGGCCTTAGCTAATCAGGAGCGTTTTAATGATGCCATCGCAGAATTAGATCGCGCTTTGGCAGCTCGCCCTAATTGGGAAGTGGTGATTCAGTACAAAGCACAGCTTTTATCGAATCAATCGCCTGCGGGTAGCATTGAATTTTTGCAAAAAGCCATAAAAGATAATCCGATGTCGTTTAGCCTGCGTAATAGTCTGGCGCGTGAATTAGTTGCTGCTCAACGTTTACCTGAAGCAAATCAGGTTTACCAGGAAGTACTTAATTTGCAAGCGAGCAATCTGGATGCCTTGATTGGCACGGGTTTAATTGCATTGCAGCAGAGAGATTTAGATACGGCTTATCGCAATTTAAGCGCTGCCATTACGCAAAACCCGCGCAATGTGGATAACTTACGTTACTACCTGGGGCAGATTGCCGAAGAGCGCTATCGTTTTGACGAAGCATTAAAGTGGTATAGCCAGGTAGGTGGCGAATTTGCCTTGCCGGCTAAAAAACGCTTGCCACGAGTTTTTGCCCGTTTAGGCCGCATGGAGGAAGCACGTAAAGCGATCACCGCCTTGCCTGCGGACACCGAGCAAGCACGGATTGAGCATATCCAGATGGAGGCTCAGTTGTGGCGTGAGGCACGCGATTATAAAAAGGGTGTGGATATTTTAAGTAAGGGAATTACAACTTATCCACAGTCGGCAGATTTAATTTACGATCGAGCCTTAATGGCCGATATGCAAGGTAATTACGCTTTAGCTGAAAGCGATTTGCGTAAGTATGTACAGCTGCTACCCGCTAATGCTCAGGGAATGAATGCCTTGGGTTATACGCTGCTGACACGCACCGCCAAGCTTGCAGAAGCCGAAAAATGGCTGGAGCAAGCCATCGCCTTAGAGCCAGATAGCCCTGTGATTCTGGATAGCTTGGGCTGGCTGCGTTATAAGCAAGGCAAGCTGCCAGAGGCACAAGAGTTGCTGAAGCGTGCCCACGCAAAATTGTCTGAGCCTGATGTTGCCGCACATTTGGCTGAAGTATTGTGGCAGCTGGGTGATAAGGTCGAAGCCAAAAAAGTGGTGGATGCCGCGCTCTTAATTGATGCCAAAAATGAAACCTTGACCGAAACTATCTCCCGGCTAGGTATTCGTTGA
- the lolB gene encoding lipoprotein insertase outer membrane protein LolB: MRLGFVLLLLFMLAGCASTPQATRAGYSASGRVALKVANERHYAQFDWHQLGEQSELSLSGPLGQTAAELRFSPGRASFRGANQREITANSADELILEALGWPLPVSGLRWWLRGEPDPELAVTSQSEIENGRLLLQAGWHIESSDYRGQPSLPHKLTLSRSDLEIKVVISEWQWNP, translated from the coding sequence ATGCGCTTAGGTTTTGTTTTGCTGCTGCTATTTATGCTGGCAGGCTGCGCATCTACCCCGCAAGCAACTCGGGCGGGGTATTCGGCGAGTGGGCGCGTGGCTTTAAAAGTGGCGAATGAAAGGCACTATGCTCAGTTTGATTGGCATCAATTGGGCGAGCAAAGCGAGTTGTCGCTTTCTGGCCCGCTCGGGCAAACGGCAGCAGAGCTGCGTTTTAGCCCCGGCAGAGCGAGCTTTCGCGGTGCCAATCAACGCGAAATTACCGCAAACTCTGCCGATGAGCTGATCTTAGAGGCGCTTGGCTGGCCTTTGCCTGTGTCAGGTTTACGCTGGTGGCTACGTGGTGAGCCTGATCCGGAGCTTGCGGTAACAAGCCAGAGTGAGATTGAAAATGGCCGCCTGCTCTTACAGGCAGGTTGGCATATAGAAAGTAGTGATTATCGCGGGCAACCTAGCTTGCCGCATAAATTAACGCTAAGTCGTAGCGATTTAGAAATCAAAGTAGTGATATCAGAATGGCAATGGAATCCCTAA
- a CDS encoding CobW family GTP-binding protein yields the protein MNRTPVNLISGFLGVGKTTAMMKLLATKPQDEYWAVVVNEFGEVGIDGASLSVAADGLQVAEVPGGCICCTTSPMLRVTLTKLLKGKRPDRLLIEPSGLGHPAGIIDLLRDPFLAAALDVRAVLTLLDARHLQDSRYTSHETWRDQLQLADVIVLSKADLADVDQMAAAWKMAQAMFPPKLAIVEAVQGEFYPALLDLELHPERWPVASTPNTHSNNLRKRVKPVAAVEEEQVWPIKKSHSALGSHSCGWIFAPETLFFSAKLADLFDALSSPQSLGLAGLSRAKGVFHTERDWYRFDWVDGMLGATTTAYRRDSRFEVIVSGDTVPDWVAIEAAILAAMI from the coding sequence ATGAATCGCACTCCGGTCAATTTAATCAGCGGTTTTTTAGGCGTCGGCAAGACCACCGCCATGATGAAGCTGCTCGCCACCAAGCCGCAGGATGAATACTGGGCGGTGGTGGTGAATGAGTTTGGTGAAGTCGGCATCGATGGGGCCAGCCTGTCGGTGGCGGCGGATGGTTTGCAAGTGGCGGAAGTACCCGGCGGTTGTATCTGTTGCACCACCAGCCCCATGCTGCGAGTCACACTGACTAAATTACTGAAAGGTAAGCGCCCTGATCGCCTACTTATCGAGCCATCAGGCTTGGGGCATCCGGCGGGGATTATCGATTTACTGCGTGATCCTTTTTTGGCCGCCGCCCTGGATGTGCGGGCGGTGCTCACGCTGCTTGATGCGCGGCATTTGCAAGACAGCCGCTATACCAGCCATGAAACATGGCGCGATCAGCTGCAATTGGCCGATGTGATTGTGCTGAGTAAGGCCGATTTGGCCGATGTCGATCAAATGGCTGCTGCTTGGAAAATGGCGCAAGCGATGTTCCCGCCAAAGCTCGCCATTGTAGAAGCGGTGCAAGGCGAATTCTATCCTGCTCTGCTGGATTTAGAGCTGCATCCAGAGCGCTGGCCAGTCGCCAGCACGCCTAACACTCATAGCAATAATCTGCGCAAACGCGTTAAACCAGTTGCTGCCGTGGAAGAAGAGCAGGTCTGGCCGATTAAAAAGTCCCATTCGGCTTTAGGCTCGCACAGCTGCGGCTGGATTTTTGCCCCAGAAACCCTTTTTTTTAGCGCCAAACTCGCCGATTTATTTGATGCGCTATCTAGCCCGCAAAGCTTGGGATTAGCAGGTTTATCCCGTGCTAAAGGTGTATTTCATACCGAGCGGGACTGGTATCGATTCGACTGGGTAGATGGCATGCTGGGAGCCACCACCACGGCTTATCGCCGAGATTCACGCTTTGAAGTGATTGTAAGCGGTGATACCGTGCCCGATTGGGTGGCGATAGAAGCAGCAATCTTGGCTGCGATGATTTAA
- a CDS encoding ribose-phosphate pyrophosphokinase, whose protein sequence is MAYDSLMVFTGNANPKLADSVVNHLDISIGRATVGRFSDGEVTVELLENVRGRDVFVLQSTCVPTNDNLMEVMLIVDSLKRASAGRITAAIPYLGYSRQDRRPRSARVPISAKVVANMLTVAGVDRVLTVDVHADQIQGFFDIPVDNIYSTPVLLSDIREKRYENLMVVSPDVGGVLRARAMAKQLGVDMAIIDKRRPKAGVAEVMHIIGDVKDRTCVIIDDMIDTANTLCKAAQALKQHGAKRVLAYATHAVFSGAAVERIMQSDLDEVVVTDTIPVSQAAQDSGRVRVVSIAGLLAETMRRINNDESVSSLFVD, encoded by the coding sequence ATGGCTTACGATAGTCTCATGGTGTTCACTGGTAACGCTAACCCGAAACTTGCTGATAGCGTAGTTAATCACCTGGACATCTCGATCGGCCGTGCCACGGTTGGTCGATTCTCGGACGGTGAAGTGACCGTTGAACTGCTGGAAAACGTTCGCGGTCGCGATGTTTTCGTTTTGCAGTCCACCTGTGTACCGACCAACGATAATCTGATGGAAGTGATGTTGATTGTTGATTCGCTGAAACGCGCATCTGCAGGCCGCATTACTGCAGCAATTCCCTACCTTGGGTATTCCCGTCAGGATCGTCGCCCACGCTCTGCTCGTGTGCCTATCTCTGCCAAAGTGGTCGCAAATATGCTGACTGTGGCTGGGGTAGATCGTGTGCTGACTGTCGATGTACATGCAGATCAAATCCAGGGTTTCTTTGATATCCCTGTAGATAATATCTACTCGACACCGGTATTACTGTCGGATATCCGTGAAAAACGCTATGAAAACCTGATGGTTGTCAGCCCGGACGTAGGCGGCGTATTACGTGCCCGCGCCATGGCTAAGCAATTGGGTGTGGATATGGCGATTATCGATAAACGCCGCCCTAAGGCTGGCGTTGCCGAAGTTATGCATATTATCGGTGATGTAAAAGACCGTACTTGCGTGATTATTGATGACATGATCGATACCGCCAACACCCTGTGTAAAGCGGCGCAAGCTTTGAAGCAACACGGTGCTAAGCGCGTATTAGCTTACGCTACGCATGCCGTGTTTTCGGGTGCTGCTGTAGAGCGCATTATGCAATCTGATCTGGATGAAGTGGTTGTGACTGACACTATTCCAGTGAGCCAAGCAGCACAAGATAGTGGTCGTGTACGCGTGGTATCGATTGCTGGCCTCTTGGCTGAAACGATGCGCCGTATCAACAACGATGAATCTGTTTCATCCTTGTTTGTAGATTAA
- the pth gene encoding aminoacyl-tRNA hydrolase, with product MPQIKLIVGLGNPGSDYAQTRHNAGFWWVDELAKDANASLRHDNKFHGLAAKARLHGSDVWLLEPQTFMNRSGLSVVALAQFYKILPTEILVVHDELDIPAGQIKLKQGGGNGGHNGLKDIQAHLGTPDFWRLRVGIGHPGNKAEVANFVLKPPRKEEFEGIMDVFIKAHHVLPKMLAGDMGGAMQQLHAGVQRPNKPKPE from the coding sequence ATGCCGCAAATTAAACTGATTGTAGGGCTGGGTAATCCGGGTAGCGATTACGCGCAAACCCGCCATAATGCGGGATTTTGGTGGGTGGATGAATTAGCTAAAGATGCCAATGCCTCTTTACGCCACGATAATAAATTCCACGGACTGGCTGCTAAAGCTCGCCTGCATGGCAGTGATGTATGGCTGCTAGAGCCGCAAACTTTCATGAACCGCAGCGGCCTATCCGTGGTGGCCTTGGCGCAGTTTTATAAAATATTGCCCACAGAAATCCTTGTGGTGCACGACGAGCTGGATATCCCCGCAGGGCAGATCAAGCTGAAGCAGGGTGGCGGTAATGGCGGGCATAACGGCTTAAAAGATATTCAGGCCCACTTGGGTACACCTGATTTCTGGCGCTTACGCGTGGGCATTGGCCATCCGGGCAATAAGGCCGAAGTGGCTAATTTTGTACTTAAGCCGCCACGCAAAGAAGAATTCGAAGGCATCATGGATGTGTTTATTAAGGCGCACCATGTGCTGCCTAAAATGCTGGCAGGGGATATGGGCGGAGCAATGCAGCAATTGCACGCTGGCGTGCAAAGGCCAAATAAACCTAAGCCAGAGTAA
- a CDS encoding 50S ribosomal protein L25/general stress protein Ctc codes for MTFEINAVARDTQGTGASRRQRRDGRLPAIVYGGDVAPVAVTLDHNSMYYALQKEAFHTALITLNVEGAAAEQVLVRAVQYHPFKQLVLHVDLQRVNEATVVELKVPLHFINGENSLGVKLQGGSISTVLNEVMVRCVASKLPEFVTVDLADLSVLKTSVHLSDIKLADGIELVSLASGKDLGVVNLNGAKSV; via the coding sequence ATGACTTTTGAAATCAATGCAGTAGCACGTGACACGCAAGGTACGGGTGCGAGCCGCCGCCAGCGTCGTGACGGCCGTTTGCCAGCAATCGTTTACGGTGGCGATGTAGCCCCTGTAGCCGTAACTCTTGATCACAACAGCATGTATTACGCTTTGCAAAAAGAAGCGTTCCACACTGCTTTGATCACACTGAATGTTGAAGGCGCTGCTGCTGAGCAAGTTCTGGTTCGTGCTGTTCAATACCACCCGTTCAAGCAATTGGTTCTGCACGTTGACTTACAACGCGTAAACGAAGCAACTGTTGTTGAATTGAAAGTACCATTGCACTTCATCAACGGCGAAAACAGCCTGGGTGTTAAGTTGCAAGGTGGTTCGATCAGCACTGTGCTGAACGAAGTAATGGTTCGTTGCGTAGCTTCTAAGCTGCCAGAATTCGTAACTGTTGATTTGGCTGATTTGTCTGTTCTGAAGACTTCAGTTCACTTGTCAGACATCAAGCTTGCTGATGGTATCGAATTGGTATCGTTGGCTTCTGGTAAAGACTTGGGCGTTGTAAACTTGAACGGTGCAAAATCTGTTTAA